In Arvicola amphibius chromosome 1, mArvAmp1.2, whole genome shotgun sequence, one DNA window encodes the following:
- the LOC119817596 gene encoding glutathione S-transferase P-like — MKLFGREKEGVNELDSGSARECPRQEAPAELRNPPFPSTVVTQHPGRGAVPLIRRASLRPGPVPSVQLGIRLRRSAAAMPPYTIVYFPVRGRCEAMRMLLADQDQSWKEEVVSIDTWMKGLLKSSCLYGQLPKFQDGDLTLYQSNAILRHLGRSLGLYGKDQKEAALVDMVNDGVEDLRLKYITLIYTKYEEGKDDYVKALPGHLKPFETLLSQNQGGKAFIVGDQISFADYNLLDLLLIHQVLAPGCLDNFPLLNAYVARLSSRPKIKAFLSSPDHVNRPINGNGKQ; from the exons ATGAAGCTCTTTGGGCGGGAGAAAGAAGGGGTTAATGAATTAG ACTCAGGTTCAGCTCGTGAGTGTCCCAGGCAGGAGGCACCAGCGGAACTCCGCAACCCCCCTTTTCCCTCCACCGTGGTGACTCAGCATCCGGGGCGGGGCGCGGTGCCCCTTATAAGGCGAGCGTCCCTGAGGCCTGGTCCGGTACCATCGGTGCAGCTCGGAATTCGTCTACGCCGCAGCGCAGCAGCCA TGCCGCCGTACACCATTGTCTACTTCCCAGTTCGAG GGCGCTGTGAGGCCATGCGCATGCTACTGGCTGACCAGGACCAGAGCTGGAAGGAGGAGGTGGTGTCCATAGATACTTGGATGAAAGGCTTGCTCAAGTCCTCCTGT ctgtaTGGGCAGCTCCCCAAGTTTCAGGATGGAGACCTTACCCTGTACCAATCTAATGCCATCTTGAGGCACCTGGGCCGATCCCTTG GGCTTTATGGGAAAGATCAGAAGGAGGCTGCCCTGGTGGATATGGTGAATGACGGGGTGGAAGACCTTCGCCTGAAATACATCACTCTCATCTACACCAAATAT gaggaagggaaggatgacTATGTGAAGGCCCTGCCTGGACACCTGAAACCTTTCGAGACCCTGCTGTCCCAGAACCAAGGAGGCAAAGCCTTCATTGTGGGTGACCAG ATCTCCTTTGCCGATTACAACTTGCTAGATCTGCTGCTGATCCACCAGGTCCTGgcccctggctgcctggacaacTTCCCCCTACTCAATGCCTATGTGGCACGCCTCAGTTCCCGGCCCAAGATCAAGGCCTTCCTGTCCTCCCCTGACCATGTGAACCGTCCCATCAATGGCAACGGCAAGCAGTAA
- the LOC119823311 gene encoding glutathione S-transferase P-like, with amino-acid sequence MPPYTIVYFPSRGRCEVMRMLLADQGQIWTEEVVTTDAWGQGTLKASCLFGQLPKFQDGDLTLYQSNAILRHLGRTFGLYGKDQQEAALVDMVNDGLEDLIRHIGQVLRKYEEGKAQYLKELPGHLKPFETLLAQNNGGQSFIVGDQISFADYRLLDLLLNHELLFPGYLDDFPLLSAYVARLRARPKLKAFLDSPEHVNRPISARLKI; translated from the exons A TGCCGCCTTACACCATCGTCTATTTCCCCTCCCGAG GGCGCTGCGAGGTTATGCGCATGCTGCTAGCCGACCAGGGTCAGATCTGGACGGAGGAAGTGGTGACTACGGACGCCTGGGGGCAGGGGACACTCAAGGCTTCATGT cTGTTTGGCCAGCTCCCCAAGTTCCAGGATGGAGACCTCACCCTGTACCAATCGAATGCCATCCTGCGGCACCTGGGCCGCACCTTCG GGCTCTACGGCAAAGACCAGCAAGAGGCAGCTCTGGTGGACATGGTCAATGACGGACTGGAAGACCTCATCAGGCATATTGGCCAGGTTCTCCGTAAATAT GAGGAGGGCAAAGCCCAGTATCTGAAGGAACTTCCGGGACACCTGAAACCATTTGAAACTCTGCTGGCCCAGAACAACGGTGGCCAGTCCTTCATTGTGGGTGACCAG ATTTCCTTTGCTGACTACCGACTGCTAGACTTGCTGTTGAACCATGAACTCCTGTTCCCTGGCTACTTGGATGACTTCCCCCTGCTCTCGGCCTATGTGGCACGCCTCAGAGCCCGACCCAAACTCAAAGCCTTCCTGGACTCCCCTGAGCATGTGAACCGCCCCATTTCTGCTCGCCTAAAGATATGA
- the Cabp2 gene encoding calcium-binding protein 2 isoform X1 — MALPEGPADGSLPEGDSSPSTDTPGPSQDLASPTARRRALLRELEAQVQAAYGQDRELRPEEIEELQVAFQEFDRDRDGYIGYRELGACMRTLGYMPTEMELIEISQQISGGKVDFEDFVELMGPKLLAETADMIGVRELRDAFREFDTNGDGCISVGELRAALKALLGERLSQREVDEILRDIDLNGDGLVDFEEFVRMMSR; from the exons ATGGCCCTGCCTGAGGGCCCGGCAGATGGCAGCCTCCCTGAAGGGGACTCCAGCCCCTCCACAGACACTCCAGGACCCAGCCAGGACCTAGCCAGCCCCACTGCCCGCAGGAGGGCCCTCCTCCGTGAGCTGGAGGCCCAGGTGCAGGCTGCCTATGGGCAG GACCGGGAGCTGAGACCAGAGGAGATCGAAG AGCTGCAGGTCGCCTTCCAGGAGTTTGACCGAGACCGGGATGGCTACATCGGCTACCGGGAGCTGGGTGCCTGCATGCGGACGCTGGGCTACATGCCCACGGAGATGGAGCTCATTGAAATATCACAGCAGATCA GTGGTGGGAAGGTGGATTTTGAAGATTTTGTGGAGCTGATGGGTCCCAagctgttggcagagactgcGGATATGATTGGCGTGAGGGAGCTTCGAGACGCCTTCCGGGAG TTTGACACCAATGGAGATGGCTGCATCAGCGTGGGGGAGCTCCGGGCAGCTCTCAAGGCTCTGCTGGGGGAACGCCTCAGCCAGAGGGAGGTAGATGAGATACTCCGAGACATCGATCTCAATGGAGATGGCTTGGTTGACTTTGAAG AATTTGTTCGGATGATGTCTCGGTGA
- the Cabp2 gene encoding calcium-binding protein 2 isoform X2, with protein MVQGPMGNCAKRPWRQRPKEHWQWPGAPLGSPSPGPSPRAEEQEGTQGYSVLGSLVGPACIFLRPSIAATQFDRELRPEEIEELQVAFQEFDRDRDGYIGYRELGACMRTLGYMPTEMELIEISQQISGGKVDFEDFVELMGPKLLAETADMIGVRELRDAFREFDTNGDGCISVGELRAALKALLGERLSQREVDEILRDIDLNGDGLVDFEEFVRMMSR; from the exons ATGGTTCAGGGACCCATGGGGAACTGTGCCAAGCGGCCCTGGCGCCAGAGGCCTAAG GAACACTGGCAGTGGCCTGGAGCCCCCCTAGGGAGCCCCAGTCCCGGCCCTAGCCCCAGAGCTGAGGAGCAGGAGGGCACCCAGGGCTACTCGGTACTTGGCAGCCTGGTGGGGCCAGCCTGCATCTTCCTTCGACCCAGCATCGCCGCCACCCAGTTC GACCGGGAGCTGAGACCAGAGGAGATCGAAG AGCTGCAGGTCGCCTTCCAGGAGTTTGACCGAGACCGGGATGGCTACATCGGCTACCGGGAGCTGGGTGCCTGCATGCGGACGCTGGGCTACATGCCCACGGAGATGGAGCTCATTGAAATATCACAGCAGATCA GTGGTGGGAAGGTGGATTTTGAAGATTTTGTGGAGCTGATGGGTCCCAagctgttggcagagactgcGGATATGATTGGCGTGAGGGAGCTTCGAGACGCCTTCCGGGAG TTTGACACCAATGGAGATGGCTGCATCAGCGTGGGGGAGCTCCGGGCAGCTCTCAAGGCTCTGCTGGGGGAACGCCTCAGCCAGAGGGAGGTAGATGAGATACTCCGAGACATCGATCTCAATGGAGATGGCTTGGTTGACTTTGAAG AATTTGTTCGGATGATGTCTCGGTGA